ACTTTATTACCCGAAGTGAAGGCTTGGTGCTCCTGCTGTTCTTCTGCATCTTTTTGGTGTATAACCTCAAGATTGCCCAGAACACACCCAATGAAGAAGAAACCGAAACCCTCTTATACACGCCGCTAAAAGCAACTTTATTTATTCTCCTGGGTTTGGCTGGGTTGATTATAGGCGGTCAACTGATTGTGACCAGCGCCACCAGTATGGCAGTGGCCTTCGGGCTTTCTGAACGTATCATTGGCCTTACCATTGTGTCTGTGGGCACCTCCTTGCCAGAACTTGCCACCTCTATTGTGGCGGTCCGGAAGCGGAATGTAGACATTGCCATCGGGAATGTAGTGGGGTCTAATATCTTCAATATCTTCCTGGTACTGGGTCTTTCCACCATAATCACTCCCCTGCCGGTGCTGCCTACTTCCATGACCGATGTGGTGGTCAATATTGGCGCCAGCCTTTTGTTGTTTATCTTTATTTTCACAGGCCGGGGCAGGCGCCTATCCCGCTGGGAAGGAGCGGTTCTGCTTTCTTTGTACATCGGTTACCTGGCTCTTTTGATAATTCAGGAATAACCTGGATCGGCTTTTCTTCCAATAATATGCTACTACCCGGCTAACCTGAAATATTCTGACTATAAAAGCCTTCAGTTTATTTCTTAACCCCGAAACCTATCTCCACAGCGTACCAAACTTACTTTCCTGTTTTTGGCCCCATTTCCAGAAATGAAGCCAAAAACGCAAAGTTGCTAGCACTAGAAGTTATTTAATTGAAAACCCTAAACACGTTCAGCCCTGATGTTTAACCAGTTACCAGTGGACTGAAAAAAGAAGCGGCTCTGGAAGGTATGTTAAATAAGAACATACCCTCCAGAGCCGCTTCTAATTTAATGATATAGTTTCCCTCTTTCTACTTGATGGAAACCGGCACTTCCAGGTTTTCCCACAGCAGCGAGAAGCCTTTGCTGTTGATGGCGTACAACAAGCGCTCGTTCATTTCCTTCGATTTCTTAGGCTTCACGTTTACGGTGAGCACGTTGTTAGCTGGGTCAAAGTTGGCGCCTTGCCGGGTGGTTCCCCACTGTCCGGTCTGCGAATTGAAGATGATTTGCCATTCTTTCTCACCTGGTACCATAAACACGCTGTACTTGCCGGCTTTCAGAGTTTTACCTTCTACTGTGATGTCTTGGTCAGTGGTGAAGGTGGTGGCCTCGTTGGCACCCGCTCTCCAGGCTTTTCCGGCTGGCGCCAGGTCTGCCCACACGTTTCGGCCTTTCACCGCTGGGCTGCTGTAGGCGATGGTAATGTTGGCTTTCCCTACTTTTCCGGTGGCGGTAGCCGCTGGGCTGGCCTTCGGTTTGGGCGCGTCTTGCCCAAACACCTGAGCGGTCATTGCGAACAGGAAAAGCATTGTCAGCAAAAAGCTGTTTTTCTTAGGAGTGTTCATGTGGTGCTTTAGTTAATTGTTGATGAAAGATAAGGAATTACTTAATACAAAATAGCTACATCAAGAACGGTGATGGTCCCTTGTCTGGTATAACTCAGCTAAGGGCCTTTAGTTTTCTAGGCAAGCACTTAATTGTAACGAATAGTTAAAGAGCTGCAACGTAAAACTTATGGTTTTACGTTGCAGTATATACCACTGATATATACCTTTATAAAAAACGTTCAAGCCATGAGGAATTTATCTTTAAAACTAGAGGACACAATTTTCCAGGAAACCGAAAGTCTACTGGGCCAACTTCAGACCAACCGGAACCGCTATATCAATGAAGCGCTAGAGTTCTACAACAAATTGCAGAAGCGCCGCCTGCTGGCCAAGCAACTGAGCAAAGAGTCAACCTTAGTGGCCAACGAGTCACTCTCAGTATTGAAGGAATTTGAGGCGTTGGAAGACAATGAAGCCTAAGCAGTTTGAGGTCTGGGTGGCGGACCTTAACCCCAGAATTGGCACCGAAACCGGCAAAGTCCGCCCCGTGGTCATTCTCCAAACCGACCTCCTGAACAAAACTCACCCTTCTACCATCATCTGCCCCATTACTATCAACGTGCAACCCGAGGCGGAGATTCTGCGAGTGCACCTGCCCAAAGGCACCGCCAACGTGAAAGAAGCCTGCGACATCATGATAGACCAAATCAGAGCCATTGACAACTCCAGACTTGTGCGCAAGATTGGTCAGTTAGAGGAGGAACTGCGGCAGAAGATAAAGGAAAATGTGCGGATTGTGCTGGATTTAGATGTGTAAAGTTCTTGTCAAATATTTATAACTACCTAAGCCTTAGAGCAATTAAGTAGCCATTAAATGTATAAATGAGAAAGGCCATGGAAATTGCTCTACAATGGCCTTCTCTTCTAAATAGAAACACTAATCCCTGTTATACAACCACGTCCATTCCTTCAACTGCTCCTCCGTCTGCTTGGTAATCTGCCCGGGCAGTAACCGCCAGCCCCAGTTGCCGGATGAACTGCCGGGTGTGTTCATGCGGCCTTGTTCATCAATGCCCAGCACATCTTGGATGGGCAGAATGGCGGTTTTTGCCACCGAGGCGTAGGCCAGGCGCGCCATCACCCAATAAATATCCTCCTCACTCAGTTCACGGCCCA
This region of Rufibacter sp. LB8 genomic DNA includes:
- a CDS encoding calcium/sodium antiporter, with translation MVDILLLLAGFVALIFGADKLVDAASSLATRFGIPNIVIGLTIVAFGTSAPEMVVNVIAALDQKTEMVLGNVLGSNIFNVLAILGISALIFPLTVKTNTTWLEIPLSLLAAVTVFILANDVFLDGATANFITRSEGLVLLLFFCIFLVYNLKIAQNTPNEEETETLLYTPLKATLFILLGLAGLIIGGQLIVTSATSMAVAFGLSERIIGLTIVSVGTSLPELATSIVAVRKRNVDIAIGNVVGSNIFNIFLVLGLSTIITPLPVLPTSMTDVVVNIGASLLLFIFIFTGRGRRLSRWEGAVLLSLYIGYLALLIIQE
- a CDS encoding DUF2911 domain-containing protein, whose translation is MNTPKKNSFLLTMLFLFAMTAQVFGQDAPKPKASPAATATGKVGKANITIAYSSPAVKGRNVWADLAPAGKAWRAGANEATTFTTDQDITVEGKTLKAGKYSVFMVPGEKEWQIIFNSQTGQWGTTRQGANFDPANNVLTVNVKPKKSKEMNERLLYAINSKGFSLLWENLEVPVSIK
- a CDS encoding type II toxin-antitoxin system PemK/MazF family toxin yields the protein MKPKQFEVWVADLNPRIGTETGKVRPVVILQTDLLNKTHPSTIICPITINVQPEAEILRVHLPKGTANVKEACDIMIDQIRAIDNSRLVRKIGQLEEELRQKIKENVRIVLDLDV